A genomic region of Devosia ginsengisoli contains the following coding sequences:
- a CDS encoding Tim44/TimA family putative adaptor protein, giving the protein MNELSILDYLLIAFSIAVSWRVYTNVHPPAAEADPLAPQPAPSSGASPAVHTPGPDGDTPLAVILKRIATACRYDSIDTFLDGARRAYEMIVGAFAAGNMEPCADLLSPALRESFANTLAERAARGETAETMFIGFRSVTIENAGRDQGYAWIDVRFVAELVSVTRDREGRVISGSPDRVAVTSEVWTFERDLKAGQPGWLLVATDDDA; this is encoded by the coding sequence ATGAACGAACTGAGCATTCTCGACTATCTGCTGATCGCATTCTCCATCGCCGTGTCCTGGCGCGTCTATACCAATGTCCACCCGCCGGCCGCCGAAGCCGATCCGCTGGCGCCCCAGCCCGCGCCGTCCTCCGGCGCCAGCCCGGCGGTCCATACGCCAGGCCCCGATGGCGACACCCCGCTTGCCGTCATCCTCAAACGCATCGCCACCGCCTGTCGCTATGACAGCATCGACACTTTCCTCGATGGCGCCCGCCGCGCCTATGAAATGATCGTCGGCGCCTTCGCCGCCGGCAATATGGAGCCCTGCGCCGACCTGCTGTCTCCGGCCCTGCGCGAGAGTTTCGCCAATACGCTTGCCGAGCGCGCCGCGCGGGGCGAAACTGCCGAAACCATGTTCATCGGCTTTCGCAGCGTGACCATAGAAAATGCCGGGCGCGATCAGGGCTATGCCTGGATCGACGTGCGCTTTGTCGCCGAACTGGTCTCCGTCACCCGCGACCGGGAGGGCAGGGTCATATCCGGCAGCCCCGACCGGGTGGCCGTCACGTCCGAAGTCTGGACCTTCGAGCGCGACTTGAAAGCCGGCCAGCCCGGCTGGCTCCTGGTGGCGACCGACGACGATGCGTGA
- a CDS encoding NAD(P)H-dependent flavin oxidoreductase: MTLPDSSACHLLGSKLPLVLAGMGGVARSDLVAAVTASGGFGFLGMVREPPELIEREVTRLRALGHSRFGVNIIPASTDPALLERQVSTLIALAVPVVCTFWTLDQQVTRRLRDAGIMVVHQVGSVDEAIEAARSGVEIVIAQGREAGGHVRGTRAIRDLLPEVADAVKIPVLAAGGMATGADLVTAMALGASGIVLGTALMATEESFAHAYHKQRLLAAEADDTVLTSSFHINWPPNAPTRVLKSAVTSGARGDPHASERLVIGDEEGRPIYLFSTDSPLRSMTGDFGSMALYAGTGIGYITAITSAADRLAQIVAEAETLLAIAPGTAETEPVELASSVCYAGEMSGAYMGEADLADDLSLLAAQMRAALRAALAQGMDPSASSQPPFAAKAATLASWALQMRRLATNESQGAALPPHPVVSARLPAQALILQSLGSLIPSISRPALRDQLVQLRLFLEGQGPAPSSLASSRGSAHPPP; the protein is encoded by the coding sequence ATGACGCTGCCCGACAGCTCGGCCTGCCACCTGCTGGGGAGCAAGCTCCCCCTCGTTCTGGCAGGCATGGGCGGCGTCGCCCGTTCCGACCTGGTCGCCGCCGTCACCGCATCAGGCGGCTTCGGCTTTCTCGGCATGGTGCGCGAGCCGCCGGAACTGATCGAACGCGAAGTCACCCGCCTGCGCGCACTGGGTCACAGCCGCTTCGGCGTGAACATCATTCCCGCCTCCACCGACCCGGCCTTGCTGGAGCGCCAGGTGTCCACCCTTATCGCGCTGGCCGTACCCGTGGTCTGCACCTTCTGGACCCTCGACCAGCAGGTGACGAGGCGCCTGCGCGATGCCGGCATCATGGTGGTGCATCAGGTCGGCTCGGTCGACGAAGCCATCGAGGCGGCGCGTTCAGGCGTCGAGATCGTCATCGCCCAGGGCCGCGAGGCCGGCGGCCACGTCCGCGGCACCCGCGCCATCCGCGACCTGCTCCCGGAAGTAGCCGACGCGGTCAAAATTCCGGTCCTCGCCGCTGGCGGCATGGCCACGGGGGCAGACCTCGTCACCGCCATGGCGCTCGGCGCGTCGGGCATCGTGCTGGGCACCGCCCTTATGGCCACCGAGGAATCCTTCGCCCACGCCTATCACAAGCAACGCCTGCTGGCGGCCGAGGCCGACGATACGGTGCTGACCAGCAGCTTCCATATCAACTGGCCGCCCAATGCCCCCACCCGCGTGCTCAAGAGCGCCGTCACCAGCGGCGCCCGCGGCGATCCCCATGCCTCCGAACGCCTGGTCATCGGCGACGAAGAGGGCCGCCCGATCTACCTCTTCAGCACCGATTCACCCCTCCGCTCCATGACCGGCGATTTCGGATCCATGGCCCTCTATGCCGGCACCGGCATCGGCTATATCACCGCGATCACCAGCGCCGCCGACCGGCTGGCGCAGATCGTCGCCGAGGCCGAAACCCTGCTGGCCATCGCGCCCGGAACGGCCGAGACCGAACCGGTCGAGCTCGCCTCGTCCGTCTGCTATGCCGGCGAAATGAGCGGCGCCTATATGGGCGAGGCCGACCTGGCCGACGATCTGTCCCTGCTCGCCGCCCAGATGCGAGCCGCCTTGCGCGCCGCCCTGGCCCAGGGCATGGATCCGTCCGCCTCCAGCCAGCCGCCCTTTGCCGCAAAAGCCGCGACACTGGCCAGCTGGGCCCTGCAGATGCGCCGCCTCGCGACCAATGAAAGCCAGGGCGCAGCCCTACCGCCGCATCCCGTCGTATCGGCCAGGCTCCCCGCCCAGGCGCTCATCCTGCAGTCCCTCGGTAGCCTGATCCCCAGCATTTCCCGCCCCGCTCTGCGCGACCAACTGGTGCAACTGCGCCTGTTCCTCGAAGGGCAGGGGCCTGCACCTTCTTCTCTAGCCAGCAGCAGGGGCTCAGCTCACCCTCCCCCTTGA
- a CDS encoding LysR family transcriptional regulator has translation MDIALAKTFLEIAETGSFVAAAGRLNVTQTAVSARVHALEDQLGRRLFIRNKSGARLTPAGERFVRHATTLVQVWDRARQQVGLPQGRVDIASVGAEISLWNPILADWLVWMKHEAPDIALRAEVDTPSRLLEAVHSGALDMAVLYDPPPQGGNSVVELLTEEKLVMVTTSADGERGPPEDYVQIDWGASFQASHQAAFPEISSPGVLISHGPLALLYLTRVGGAGYFRLSAVQPFLESGRLHRVADAPEFSYSVHMVYSSRAETGLIDRMRRGFRSSAV, from the coding sequence ATGGACATCGCTTTAGCAAAGACGTTTCTCGAAATTGCCGAGACGGGCAGTTTTGTTGCGGCGGCGGGGCGTTTGAACGTAACGCAAACCGCGGTCAGTGCGCGGGTTCATGCGCTGGAAGACCAGCTTGGGCGACGGCTTTTCATCCGCAACAAATCCGGCGCGCGGCTGACGCCGGCCGGCGAGCGCTTCGTGCGCCATGCGACGACGCTGGTGCAGGTGTGGGACCGGGCGCGGCAACAGGTGGGGCTGCCACAGGGGCGGGTCGACATTGCCAGTGTCGGCGCGGAAATCAGCCTGTGGAACCCGATCCTGGCCGACTGGCTGGTGTGGATGAAGCATGAAGCGCCCGATATCGCGCTGCGGGCCGAGGTGGATACGCCGTCGCGATTGCTGGAGGCGGTACATAGCGGGGCGCTGGACATGGCGGTGCTGTATGATCCGCCGCCGCAGGGCGGCAATAGCGTGGTGGAGCTACTGACCGAGGAAAAGCTGGTCATGGTGACCACCAGCGCCGATGGCGAGCGCGGGCCGCCAGAGGATTATGTGCAGATCGATTGGGGGGCGTCGTTCCAGGCCAGCCACCAAGCGGCTTTCCCGGAAATCTCCAGCCCCGGCGTGCTGATCTCGCATGGTCCGCTGGCCCTGCTCTACCTGACGCGGGTGGGTGGCGCGGGCTATTTCCGGCTGAGCGCGGTGCAGCCTTTTCTCGAAAGCGGGCGACTGCATCGGGTGGCGGATGCGCCTGAATTTTCCTATTCGGTGCATATGGTCTATTCGAGCCGCGCCGAGACGGGGCTGATCGATCGGATGCGGCGAGGGTTTCGGTCGAGCGCGGTGTAA
- a CDS encoding O-acetylhomoserine aminocarboxypropyltransferase/cysteine synthase family protein, producing the protein MKLETLALHHGYTPDPTTKSAAVPIYQTTSFTFDDTQHGADLFNLAVPGNIYTRIMNPTTDVLEKRVAEMEGGIGGLAVASGMSAITYAIQAITGAGENIVATSQLYGGTYNLFMHSFPRQGIEVRMAAGDDFAAIEAAIDDKTRAVFCESIGNPAGNVVDIERLAQIAHKHGVPLIVDNTVATPYLCRPFDFGADIVVHALTKYIGGHGNSIGGIIIDSGKFDWKANKDRFAVLNEPDPSYHGVVYTEALGPAAYIGRCRVVPLRNTGAALSPHSAFLFLMGLETLGLRMDRHCENSLKVAEFLSNHPKVSWVNYGALPGNKYNAVAKKITKGKASGIVSFGIKGGQEAGGKFIDALNMILRLVNIGDAKSLACHPASTTHRQLNAEELARAGVSEDLVRLSIGIEHIDDIIADLEQALAKA; encoded by the coding sequence ATGAAGCTCGAAACGCTGGCGCTGCATCACGGCTATACGCCGGACCCGACGACCAAGTCGGCGGCAGTGCCGATCTACCAGACCACCTCGTTCACCTTCGATGATACCCAGCATGGCGCCGACCTGTTCAATCTGGCGGTCCCCGGCAACATCTATACCCGCATCATGAACCCCACCACCGACGTGCTGGAAAAGCGCGTGGCGGAAATGGAAGGCGGCATTGGCGGGCTGGCGGTGGCTTCGGGCATGTCGGCCATCACCTATGCCATCCAGGCCATAACCGGTGCAGGGGAGAACATCGTCGCCACCAGCCAGCTCTATGGCGGCACCTATAACCTGTTCATGCACAGCTTCCCCCGCCAGGGCATCGAAGTGCGCATGGCCGCCGGCGACGATTTCGCCGCCATCGAGGCCGCCATCGACGACAAGACCCGCGCGGTCTTCTGCGAATCCATCGGCAATCCGGCCGGCAATGTGGTCGATATCGAGCGCCTGGCGCAGATCGCCCACAAGCATGGCGTGCCGCTGATCGTCGATAACACCGTGGCGACGCCCTATCTCTGCCGCCCCTTCGATTTCGGCGCCGATATCGTCGTGCATGCCCTGACCAAATATATCGGCGGTCACGGCAATTCCATCGGCGGCATCATCATCGATAGCGGCAAGTTCGACTGGAAGGCCAACAAGGATCGCTTCGCGGTGCTCAACGAGCCCGATCCGTCCTATCACGGCGTCGTCTATACCGAGGCTCTGGGGCCGGCCGCCTATATCGGCCGTTGCCGCGTCGTGCCCCTGCGCAATACCGGCGCGGCCCTCTCGCCGCACAGTGCCTTCCTGTTCCTCATGGGCCTCGAAACCCTGGGCCTGCGCATGGACCGCCATTGCGAAAATTCGCTCAAGGTGGCTGAATTCCTTTCGAACCATCCCAAGGTGAGCTGGGTCAATTACGGGGCTCTGCCCGGTAACAAATACAATGCCGTCGCCAAAAAGATCACCAAGGGCAAGGCCTCCGGCATTGTCAGCTTCGGTATCAAGGGCGGGCAGGAAGCCGGCGGCAAGTTCATCGATGCCCTCAACATGATCCTGCGGCTGGTCAATATCGGCGACGCCAAGTCGCTGGCCTGCCATCCGGCCTCCACCACCCACCGCCAGCTCAATGCCGAGGAACTGGCCCGCGCCGGCGTCTCCGAAGATCTGGTGCGCCTCTCCATCGGCATCGAGCATATCGACGACATCATCGCCGATCTCGAACAGGCCCTCGCCAAGGCCTGA
- a CDS encoding NUDIX hydrolase, with the protein MTTRHQAEPTTAAETSARQVAALVWRQAGSGIEVLLVTSRISGHWLLPKGWHIEGKTPADSALQEAFEEAGVQGESGTEPIGAFDYRKIRKQGDALDCTVDVFAVRLRRLLGDWPEKPQRRRAWFTLAEAAARVTEPDLGRFLQQCSLAGLS; encoded by the coding sequence ATGACCACTCGGCACCAGGCCGAACCGACCACCGCCGCCGAAACCTCGGCGCGGCAGGTCGCGGCCCTGGTCTGGCGGCAGGCCGGCAGCGGCATCGAAGTCCTGCTGGTCACCTCGCGCATCAGCGGCCATTGGCTGTTGCCGAAAGGCTGGCATATCGAGGGCAAGACGCCGGCTGACTCGGCCTTGCAGGAGGCATTCGAGGAAGCCGGCGTCCAGGGCGAATCCGGCACCGAGCCGATCGGCGCCTTCGATTATCGCAAGATCCGCAAGCAGGGCGACGCCCTCGATTGCACGGTCGACGTCTTCGCCGTCCGGCTGCGCCGCCTGCTGGGCGACTGGCCCGAAAAGCCCCAGCGCCGCCGCGCCTGGTTCACCCTCGCCGAAGCTGCCGCCCGCGTAACCGAACCCGACCTCGGCCGCTTCCTGCAGCAATGCTCGCTCGCGGGCCTGTCCTGA
- a CDS encoding DUF5602 domain-containing protein encodes MLGALPALAHDVPADIAKAPPAGSFAAVSGLVPLPDFLPGMGQLFVDPATLPAGPFLAYDHDGALVSTIYMLPMKDLNPDNRFEDLAAPGGNVDHVDVYYNAGHPGVEEPHIHVVLWHVPVADEARVAQ; translated from the coding sequence ATGCTGGGCGCGCTGCCGGCGCTGGCCCATGATGTGCCGGCCGATATCGCCAAGGCCCCGCCCGCGGGCAGTTTCGCCGCCGTCAGTGGCCTGGTCCCGCTGCCCGATTTCCTGCCCGGCATGGGCCAGCTCTTCGTCGATCCGGCCACCCTGCCGGCCGGCCCGTTCCTGGCCTATGACCACGATGGCGCCCTGGTCAGCACCATCTACATGCTGCCCATGAAGGACCTCAATCCCGACAACCGCTTCGAAGACCTCGCGGCGCCCGGCGGCAATGTCGACCACGTCGATGTCTACTACAATGCCGGCCATCCCGGCGTCGAAGAGCCCCATATCCATGTCGTGCTCTGGCATGTGCCGGTCGCCGACGAAGCCCGGGTGGCGCAGTGA
- a CDS encoding plastocyanin/azurin family copper-binding protein: MLTRRNILQVGGVTLAAFAVRPLVALGADTIDLAMTGRPDGSDVWFDPIGIHIQPGQTIRWTNQDAGNAHTATAYHPSIFDRPQRIPDGAEPWDSDYLLPGETFSVTLIVPGVYDYYCLPHEHAGMVGRIVVGDAPAADYPATVTDAALTALPDVALANFPAIADILAGGTIRHE, translated from the coding sequence ATGCTCACGCGTCGCAACATCTTGCAGGTCGGCGGGGTCACCCTCGCCGCCTTTGCCGTCCGCCCTCTCGTCGCGCTGGGCGCCGATACCATCGATCTGGCCATGACCGGCCGGCCCGACGGCTCCGATGTCTGGTTCGACCCCATCGGCATCCATATCCAGCCCGGCCAGACCATTCGCTGGACCAATCAGGATGCGGGCAATGCCCATACCGCGACCGCCTATCACCCGTCGATCTTCGACCGCCCGCAACGCATCCCCGATGGCGCCGAACCTTGGGATTCGGACTATCTCCTGCCCGGCGAGACGTTCTCGGTGACGCTGATCGTGCCGGGGGTCTATGATTATTACTGCCTGCCGCATGAGCATGCGGGCATGGTCGGCCGCATCGTGGTGGGCGACGCGCCAGCGGCGGATTATCCCGCTACGGTGACGGATGCCGCCCTCACCGCTCTGCCGGATGTCGCCCTGGCCAATTTCCCCGCCATTGCCGATATCCTGGCTGGTGGCACGATACGGCACGAATGA
- a CDS encoding RNA polymerase sigma factor has product MDMIATEQATAESETALVAQARQGSETAIRRLIKANNQRLFRVARGVLRNDAEAEDVVQATYVKAFTHLDTFREEARFTTWLTRIALNDALGRMRKRRTTTDLTALDAAAQTDTGLAALFPISLVPLPADSEADRTEMRKLLEHAIDELPEAFRLVFILRDIEGLSAAEAASQLAIKPETVKTRLHRARQLLRATIEQRIAGSFADVFPFDGARCDNMADRVIATLSSRGGLGRAPVV; this is encoded by the coding sequence ATGGATATGATCGCGACCGAACAGGCCACGGCCGAAAGCGAAACCGCCCTTGTCGCGCAGGCGCGGCAGGGCAGCGAAACCGCCATCCGCCGCCTCATCAAGGCCAATAACCAGCGCCTGTTCCGCGTGGCGCGCGGCGTGTTGCGCAATGATGCCGAAGCCGAGGATGTGGTCCAGGCCACCTATGTGAAGGCCTTCACCCATCTCGATACCTTCCGCGAAGAGGCCCGCTTCACCACCTGGCTCACCCGCATCGCCCTCAACGATGCCCTGGGCCGCATGCGCAAGCGCCGCACCACCACGGACCTCACGGCGCTCGACGCCGCCGCCCAGACCGATACCGGCCTTGCCGCCCTGTTTCCGATCTCCCTTGTGCCCCTTCCCGCCGATAGCGAGGCTGACCGAACCGAAATGCGCAAATTGCTCGAACACGCCATTGACGAGCTACCCGAAGCCTTCCGGCTCGTCTTCATCCTCCGCGATATCGAAGGCCTGTCGGCCGCCGAGGCCGCCAGCCAACTCGCCATCAAGCCGGAAACGGTCAAGACCCGCCTGCATCGGGCTCGCCAATTGCTGCGCGCCACCATCGAACAGCGCATTGCCGGCTCCTTCGCCGACGTCTTCCCCTTCGACGGCGCTCGTTGCGACAACATGGCCGACCGCGTCATCGCAACCCTGTCATCCCGTGGCGGCCTTGGTCGCGCGCCGGTCGTATAG
- the dusA gene encoding tRNA dihydrouridine(20/20a) synthase DusA — MIDLTDRHCRYLHRLLTREALLFTEMITAAAIVHGDAHRHLRLNDEEAPVALQLGGSDPAELAQAISLAEDYAYAEINLNVGCPSDRVQSGRFGACLMAEPDLVADCVRAMRDTTDRPVTVKCRIGIDDQDTEQSLDRFADAMVAAGVDALYVHARKAWLKGLSPKENRTIPPLDYDRVHRLRARLAPLPVMINGGLETLDAAEAEMAHMDGVMLGRAAYHTPMLLAEVDRRFFGIATEPATIEAVMQAMAAYADREAEEGTRINAITRHMLGLANGLPGARQFRQILSVDACKPGADSTVMSRALEAVTRPRLAEAS, encoded by the coding sequence ATGATCGACCTAACGGATCGGCATTGCCGCTATCTGCATCGCCTCCTCACGCGCGAAGCCCTGTTGTTCACCGAGATGATCACCGCCGCCGCCATCGTGCATGGCGATGCGCATCGCCATCTGCGCCTCAATGACGAGGAGGCGCCCGTCGCCCTGCAATTGGGCGGCTCCGATCCGGCTGAACTGGCCCAGGCTATCAGTCTTGCCGAAGACTACGCCTATGCCGAAATCAACCTCAATGTCGGCTGCCCCTCCGACCGGGTCCAGTCCGGCCGCTTCGGCGCCTGCCTGATGGCCGAGCCCGACCTGGTGGCCGATTGCGTCCGCGCCATGCGCGACACCACCGACCGGCCCGTCACCGTCAAATGCCGCATCGGCATCGATGATCAGGATACCGAGCAGAGCCTCGACCGCTTCGCCGATGCCATGGTCGCCGCAGGTGTCGATGCCCTCTATGTCCACGCCCGCAAGGCCTGGCTCAAGGGCCTTTCCCCCAAGGAAAACCGCACCATTCCGCCGCTGGACTACGATCGCGTCCATCGCCTCCGCGCGCGCCTCGCGCCCTTGCCCGTCATGATCAATGGTGGCCTCGAAACACTCGACGCCGCCGAAGCCGAAATGGCCCATATGGACGGCGTCATGCTCGGCCGCGCCGCCTATCACACCCCCATGCTGCTGGCCGAAGTCGACCGCCGCTTCTTCGGCATCGCCACCGAGCCGGCGACAATCGAAGCCGTCATGCAGGCCATGGCCGCCTATGCCGACCGCGAGGCCGAAGAGGGCACGCGCATCAACGCCATCACCCGCCACATGCTCGGCCTCGCCAACGGCCTGCCCGGCGCCCGCCAGTTCCGCCAGATCCTCAGCGTCGACGCCTGCAAGCCCGGTGCGGATTCCACGGTCATGTCACGCGCCCTCGAAGCCGTCACCCGCCCGCGTTTGGCGGAGGCCAGCTAA
- a CDS encoding retropepsin-like aspartic protease family protein, with protein sequence MIFIGIALVVAVGLALLISADAGSMVGLTQAQTAQLVPLLVILIVIAGGVFTRRRKASELMGSVLLWVGIFGVAALTYAYRDELTNVAARVAGEFRPEVAVVDAEQGLATFRRGMGGHFEINATVNGHTTPMIFDTGASAVVLTIADAEAAGIDTDGLAFTIPVSTANGTGRAARVRLDRIEVGGIVRERVVAFVTEGGALETSLLGMTFLETLSRYSVTQNSLELQD encoded by the coding sequence ATGATCTTTATCGGCATTGCGCTGGTTGTCGCGGTGGGGCTGGCGCTGCTGATCAGCGCCGATGCGGGAAGCATGGTGGGGCTGACGCAGGCGCAGACGGCGCAACTGGTGCCCCTGCTGGTGATCCTCATCGTCATTGCGGGCGGGGTGTTCACGCGGCGGCGCAAGGCGTCGGAGCTGATGGGCAGCGTGTTGCTCTGGGTCGGCATTTTTGGTGTCGCGGCACTGACTTATGCCTATCGGGACGAATTGACCAATGTGGCGGCGCGGGTGGCCGGGGAGTTCCGGCCGGAGGTTGCCGTGGTCGATGCCGAACAGGGGCTGGCGACGTTCCGGCGCGGCATGGGCGGGCATTTCGAGATCAATGCCACGGTCAATGGCCATACGACGCCGATGATTTTCGATACCGGCGCGAGCGCGGTGGTGCTGACCATTGCCGATGCCGAGGCGGCGGGGATCGATACCGACGGGCTGGCCTTCACCATTCCGGTTTCCACCGCCAATGGCACCGGGCGGGCGGCGCGGGTACGGCTGGACCGGATCGAGGTGGGCGGCATTGTGCGGGAGCGGGTGGTGGCGTTTGTCACCGAAGGCGGGGCGCTGGAAACGAGCCTGTTGGGCATGACATTCCTGGAAACGCTGAGCCGGTACAGCGTGACGCAGAACTCGCTGGAGCTGCAGGATTGA
- a CDS encoding adenosylcobinamide-GDP ribazoletransferase produces MNANEPSIEPDEPSSPRAPVGGLGLRADFIMAMRFFSRLPTGDSPHQTPDLGRIAMALPLASTAIGIVPALLLIGAVLLGLPSYFAAALAVGAMVLASGAMAEDALADAADGLFGGHTVERRLEIMKDSRHGTYGVAALCLFLLLRVTALGAVADINPLTAGAIWLAASIVGRSGALWVAVALPPARADGASATAGRLPVQGFAVGAVFAVVLLFLLGGPATSLVGLGAALLLAVGVIAGWTALCRRLVGGQTGDLIGALGALVEIAVLAGLVGFV; encoded by the coding sequence TTGAACGCCAACGAGCCTTCCATCGAGCCGGACGAACCCAGCAGCCCGCGTGCGCCGGTCGGCGGCCTTGGCCTGCGGGCCGATTTCATCATGGCAATGCGGTTCTTTTCGCGGCTGCCGACGGGGGATTCGCCGCACCAGACACCGGATCTCGGGCGGATCGCCATGGCGCTGCCGCTGGCCAGCACGGCCATCGGCATCGTGCCGGCTTTGCTGCTGATCGGGGCGGTGCTGCTCGGGCTGCCGAGCTATTTTGCCGCGGCTCTGGCGGTGGGCGCCATGGTGCTGGCCAGCGGGGCGATGGCCGAGGATGCTCTGGCCGATGCGGCGGACGGACTGTTTGGCGGGCACACGGTCGAGCGGCGGCTGGAGATCATGAAGGACAGCCGGCATGGCACGTATGGCGTGGCTGCGCTCTGCCTGTTCCTGCTGTTGCGGGTGACGGCGCTGGGGGCGGTTGCTGATATCAATCCGCTGACGGCGGGGGCGATCTGGCTGGCGGCGAGCATTGTCGGGCGGTCGGGCGCGTTGTGGGTGGCGGTGGCCTTGCCGCCGGCGCGGGCGGATGGGGCTTCGGCTACGGCGGGGCGGTTGCCGGTGCAGGGCTTTGCGGTGGGCGCGGTGTTTGCCGTGGTGCTGCTGTTTCTGCTGGGCGGCCCGGCGACGAGTTTGGTGGGGCTGGGGGCGGCGCTGTTGCTGGCGGTGGGTGTGATTGCCGGATGGACGGCGTTGTGCCGGCGGCTGGTGGGCGGGCAGACCGGGGACCTGATCGGGGCGCTGGGGGCGCTGGTGGAAATTGCGGTGCTGGCTGGGTTGGTGGGGTTTGTCTGA
- the cobT gene encoding nicotinate-nucleotide--dimethylbenzimidazole phosphoribosyltransferase, with the protein MPPLSPAYADVIELLTLPPDGDEAAVAAVRARDAQLTKPSGSLGALEGLVEFLARWQGRAQPRLDNPMVTIFAANHGVTDQGVSAFPREVTAQMVANFTNGGAAISQICALHEINLRVFELALEMPTGDITLEPALDDKMCAATIAYGMEAIAGKPDLICLGEMGIGNTTVAAAIYAALYGGSGADWVGRGTGVDDAGLTRKADAVDRALAHHAGTLDHPLAILARLGGREIAAMLGALIAARHQKVPVIVDGFVATAAAAIAHAVNPAAIDHCLFAHTSAESGHARALEAMGQKGLLDLGMRLGEGSGAALAAVLAKTALHLHNNMATFESAAVSGKDA; encoded by the coding sequence ATGCCCCCGCTCAGCCCCGCCTATGCCGATGTCATTGAGCTCCTGACCCTGCCGCCCGATGGCGACGAAGCGGCCGTTGCCGCCGTTCGCGCCCGCGATGCGCAGCTCACCAAGCCATCAGGCTCGCTCGGGGCGCTGGAAGGCCTGGTCGAATTCCTCGCGCGCTGGCAGGGCAGGGCGCAGCCCCGGCTCGACAATCCCATGGTCACCATTTTCGCCGCCAATCACGGCGTGACCGACCAGGGCGTCTCCGCCTTCCCGCGTGAGGTGACGGCACAGATGGTCGCCAATTTCACCAATGGCGGCGCCGCCATTTCCCAGATTTGCGCTCTGCACGAAATCAACCTGCGTGTGTTCGAACTGGCGCTGGAAATGCCCACCGGCGACATCACACTGGAACCCGCGCTCGACGATAAGATGTGCGCCGCCACCATCGCCTATGGCATGGAAGCCATTGCCGGTAAGCCCGACCTGATCTGCCTGGGCGAAATGGGCATCGGCAACACCACCGTCGCCGCGGCCATCTACGCTGCCCTCTATGGCGGCAGCGGCGCCGACTGGGTCGGCCGCGGCACCGGCGTCGATGACGCCGGCTTGACCCGCAAGGCCGACGCTGTCGATCGCGCGCTGGCCCACCACGCCGGAACCCTCGATCATCCGCTCGCCATCCTCGCCCGTCTCGGCGGCCGCGAAATCGCGGCCATGCTCGGCGCCCTCATCGCCGCCCGCCACCAGAAAGTCCCCGTCATCGTCGATGGCTTCGTCGCCACCGCGGCTGCCGCCATCGCCCACGCGGTCAATCCGGCTGCCATCGATCACTGCCTCTTCGCCCACACCTCGGCCGAGAGTGGTCATGCCCGCGCCCTCGAAGCCATGGGCCAGAAAGGCCTGCTCGATCTCGGCATGCGCCTGGGCGAAGGTAGCGGCGCAGCCCTTGCGGCCGTCCTCGCCAAGACGGCGCTCCACCTCCACAACAACATGGCCACTTTCGAAAGTGCTGCCGTCAGCGGCAAGGACGCCTGA
- a CDS encoding MarR family winged helix-turn-helix transcriptional regulator, translating into MQSAEPERLSQSDYEVLSRFRFALRQFTAFSSRAAQAAGLPPQQHQALLTIKGHAGPAPMSVGVLAEQLLIAPQTATELVNRLADGGLVARVVDKHDRRRQTLALTGKAEALLGSLTVAHLREMRQLAPELITLLQALERRG; encoded by the coding sequence ATGCAGAGCGCCGAGCCGGAGCGACTGAGCCAGTCGGACTATGAGGTGCTGTCGCGGTTCCGCTTCGCGCTACGCCAGTTCACGGCTTTCAGTTCGCGTGCGGCGCAGGCCGCCGGCCTGCCGCCGCAGCAACATCAGGCGCTACTGACGATCAAGGGCCATGCCGGCCCGGCACCGATGAGCGTGGGCGTGCTGGCCGAGCAATTGCTGATCGCGCCGCAAACGGCCACCGAGCTGGTCAATCGGCTGGCCGATGGTGGGCTGGTGGCGCGGGTAGTCGATAAGCACGATCGGCGGCGCCAGACGCTGGCGCTGACCGGCAAGGCAGAGGCGCTGCTCGGGTCACTGACCGTGGCGCATCTGCGCGAAATGCGGCAGCTTGCGCCGGAGCTGATCACGCTGCTGCAGGCGCTGGAACGACGAGGCTAA